A stretch of Lepidochelys kempii isolate rLepKem1 chromosome 14, rLepKem1.hap2, whole genome shotgun sequence DNA encodes these proteins:
- the BTBD17 gene encoding BTB/POZ domain-containing protein 17 isoform X2 — protein sequence MAGLLGARPAVPRQGGCSWATLLLLLLPVQAAQKADLSGEAAGATMNHSQALIHRLQELLQNGNASDTLLRVRTPGSDEVKVFHAHQLLLTLQSAAFEHLLHNQTAVTLYEPADSAALFEKFIRYLYCGEISILLHQAIPLHRLASKYRVSTLQRGVAEYMKSHLASESSQGHVVGWYHYAVKIGDVGLQESCLQFLAWNLSAVLGGAEWATASAELLGLLLKRSDLVLHSELELYTAVEEWVGRKQPEAPVTLQLLRSIRYAMIPPGHLFHLQKQSAVMVRHYGAIQDLLFQAFQFHSASPLHFAKYFDVNCSMFLPRNYLSGSWGAPWVISNPARDDRSTSFQTQLGPSNHDASKRVTWNVLFSPRWLPVSLRPVYADSVSGAIQSIRIEDGRPRLVITPAMTSSDFAGVSFQKTVLVGVRQQGRIFVKHAYSFHQSTDELADFLAHADLQKRTSEYLIDNSLHLHLIVKPVYHSLIKVRK from the exons ATGGCTGGGCTGCTGGGGGCCAGGCCGGCCGTGCCCCGgcaagggggctgcagctgggccaccTTGCTGCTGCTCTTACTCCCCGTCCAAGCAG CCCAGAAAGCGGATCTCAGCGGCGAGGCCGCCGGGGCCACCATGAACCACTCGCAGGCGCTGATCCACCggctgcaggagctgctgcagaaCGGCAACGCCAGCGACACCCTGCTGCGGGTGCGCACCCCCGGCTCCGACGAGGTCAAGGTCTTCCACGCCCACCAGCTGCTCCTGACCCTGCAGAGCGCAGCCTTCGAGCACCTCCTGCACAACCAGACCGCAGTGACGCTGTACGAGCCGGCCGACAGCGCCGCGCTCTTCGAGAAGTTCATcag GTACCTGTACTGCGGGGAGATCTCCATCCTGTTGCACCAGGCCATCCCTCTGCACCGGCTCGCTAGCAAATATCGCGTCTCCACGCTCCAGCGCGGGGTGGCCGAGTACATGAAGAGCCACCTGGCCAGCGAGTCCAGCCAGGGCCACGTGGTCGGCTGGTATCACTATGCGGTGAAGATCGGGGATGTGGGTCTGCAGGAGAGCTGCCTGCAGTTCCTGGCCTGGAACCTCTCGGCCGTCCTGGGCGGCGCCGAGTGGGCCACGGCGAGCGcagagctgctggggctgctgctgaagCGCTCCGACCTGGTGCTGCACAGCGAGCTGGAGCTGTACACCGCCGTCGAGGAGTGGGTGGGCCGCAAGCAGCCCGAAGCCCCCGTGACGCTGCAGCTGCTGCGCTCCATCCGCTACGCCATGATCCCCCCCGGCCACCTCTTCCACCTGCAGAAGCAGTCGGCGGTGATGGTGCGTCACTACGGCGCCATCCAGGACCTGCTCTTCCAGGCCTTCCAGTTCCACTCCGCCTCCCCCCTCCACTTCGCCAAGTACTTCGACGTCAACTGCAGCATGTTCCTGCCCCGCAACTACCTCTCCGGCTCCTGGGGCGCCCCGTGGGTCATCAGCAACCCGGCCCGCGATGACCGCAGCACCAGCTTCCAAACGCAGCTGGGCCCCAGCAACCACGACGCCAGCAAGCGGGTGACCTGGAATGTCCTCTTCTCCCCGCGCTGGCTGCCCGTCAGCCTGCGCCCCGTCTACGCAGACTCTGTCTCCGGAGCCATCCAGTCCATCCGGATCGAGGACGGGCGGCCCCGGCTGGTGATCACCCCGGCTATGACCAGCTCCGACTTCGCGGGCGTCAGCTTCCAGAAGACCGTCCTGGTGGGGGTGCGGCAGCAGGGGCGAATCTTCGTGAAACACGCCTACAGCTTCCACCAGAGCACGGACGAGCTGGCCGATTTCCTGGCACACGCCGACCTGCAGAAGCGCACCTCCGAGTACCTGATCGACAACTCCCTGCACCTGCACCTGATTGTCAAGCCCGTCTACCACTCGCTGATCAAGGTCAGGAAGTAG
- the KIF19 gene encoding kinesin-like protein KIF19 isoform X3 — protein MVELEEGATLIAHKVDEQVVVLMDPMEDPEDILRANRSREKSYVFDVAFDFTATQEMVYRATTKGLIEGVISGYNATVFAYGPTGCGKTYTMLGTDHEPGIYARTLHDLFRAIEETSDDMEYEVSMSYLEIYNEMIRDLLNPSLGFLELREDAKGVIQVAGITEVSTINAKEVMQLLLKGNKQRMQEPTAANQTSSRSHAVLQVTVRQKPRIRNIMQEVRVGRLFMIDLAGSERASQTQNRGQRMKEGAHINRSLLALGNCINALSDKGAPKYVNYRDSKLTRLLKDSLGGNSRTVMIAHISPASSAFEESRSTLTYADRAKSIKTTVRRNLLNVSYHVAQYTRIISDLRSEIRRLKCKIDAQGPRPARGERGDIRHIQAEVQLLSSLCDRQEMDQLREQLIGAFQEQMDLRRQLMELENSYMEIQIESTRHLLTIADWDQEKRHRAQKCREELRKEESERDSDTGDEQPDAPEPQEVSSARENIAALMGEQKKLRKQKAELEKQFKEIRQRGRRLEEVLPRRISSEEQREVLSLLCKVHELELENTEMQSSALLKDGVIRHKNYVVRRFEQHRSLCGRIIQQQRQIIHEYHLSVPHHLEELYEIYLRELEEGSLDRVASLDRVAAKALKDTSLPKIPHLPAAESALDSDQESVRTLGSEHQPLLRRDSRRQALPPLVLDAESDPAQVFRTSPRVRQIKSSAVLTPPPIHVNGMVTQEYLHRGSLASLESPPNSSPDSSENCSDVALTRRERREILSSTKNIAVKAARRRSRVLESDRLQLLEPMKERSSLSLHSLSESEDPLSPETLASRGPPCPSLQHAASEDNLSSSTGETASRAEGPCPSHSPGPWLRGHKEAGKKLEKREESLDGRRRKRRSRSFEVTGHGLSGPKTNVTRCHPLESNSEHRMPAGGQPAPHPRAPGKAKGRLPQSQHAGLGDPASLPLPLPPPGNLKKGPQPSQHPRLSYITLNGTNAYAKDGRSRRY, from the exons GCTGCGGGAAGACGTACACCATGCTGGGCACAGACCATGAGCCCGGCATCTACGCACGCACCCTCCATGACCTCTTCAGAGCCATTGAGGAGACCAGCGATGACATGGAGTATGAGGTGTCGATGTCCTACCTCGAG ATCTACAACGAGATGATCCGGGACCTGCTCAACCCGTCGCTGGGCTTCCTGGAGCTGCGGGAGGACGCCAAGGGAGTGATCCAGGTGGCGGGGATCACGGAAGTCTCCACTATCAACGCCAAGGAG GTcatgcagctgctgctgaaggggaacaagcagaggatgcaggaGCCCACGGCCGCCAACCAGACGTCGTCGCGGTCCCACGCTGTGCTGCAGGTCACCGTCCGCCAGAAGCCCCGCATCAGGAACATCATGCAGGAGGTGCGGGTGGGGCGGCTCTTCATGATCGACCTGGCTGGCTCCGAGAGGGCATCTCAG accCAGAACCGTGGGCAGAGGATGAAGGAGGGAGCCCACATCAACCGCTCGCTGCTGGCCCTGGGGAACTGCATCAATGCCCTGAGCGACAAGGGGGCCCCCAAGTACGTCAACTACCGCGACAGCAAGCTCACCCGCCTCCTGAAG GACTCCCTCGGGGGCAACAGCCGCACAGTCATGATCGCCCACATCAGCCCTGCCAGCAGCGCCTTCGAGGAGTCCCGCAGCACCCTCACCTACGCCGACCGCGCCAAGAGCATCAAAACCACG GTGAGGCGGAACCTGCTCAATGTCTCGTACCACGTTGCCCAGTACACCCGCATCATCTCGGACCTGCGCAGCGAGATCCGGCGTCTCAAGTGCAAGATAGACGCGCAGGGGCCGCGCCCGGCCCGGGGCGAGCGGGGTGACATCCGCCACATCCAAG CCGAGGTGCAGCTCCTCAGCTCCCTCTGCGACCGGCAGGAGATGGACCAGCTGCGGGAACAGCTGATCGGTGCCTTCCAGGAGCAGATGGACCTGCGGCGCCAGCTGATGGAGCTGGAGAACAGCTACATGGAGATTCAGATCGAGAGCACCCGGCACCTGCTGACCATTGCAGA ctgggaccaggagAAGAGGCACCGGGCGCAGAAGTGCAGGGAGGAGCTGAGGAAGGAAGAGAGCGAGAGGGATTCGGACACCGGGGACGAGCAGCCGGACGCCCCGGAGCCACAGGAAGTGAGCTCGGCCAGAGAGAACATCGCCGCCCTCATGGGGGAGCAGAAGAAGCTGCGCAAGCAAAAG GCGGAGCTGGAGAAGCAGTTCAAGGAGATCCGCCAGCGGGGGCGGCGGCTGGAGGAGGTCCTGCCTCGGCGCATCAGCTCGGAGGAGCAGCGCGAGGTGCTGAGCCTGCTCTGCAAGGTGCACGAGCTGGAGCTGGAGAACACGGAGATGCAGTCCAGCGCCCTGCTGAAGGACGGCGTCATCCGCCACAAGAACTACGTGGTCCGGCGCTTCGAGCAGCACCGCAGCCTCTGCGGCCGCATCATCCAGCAGCAGAGGCAGATCATCCACG AATATCACCTCTCAGTCCCACACCACCTGGAGGAGCTGTATGAGATCTACCTGCGCGAGCTGGAGGAGGGCAGCCTGGACCGGGTTGCCAGCCTGGACCGCGTGGCCGCCAAAGCCCTGAAG GATACGTCTCTACCCAAGATCCCCCACCTCCCGGCTGCTGAGAGCGCCCTGGACTCCGACCAGGAGAGCGTGAGGACGCTGGGCTCagagcaccagccactgctgcgGCGTGACTCCCGCAGGCAGGCCCTGCCGCCCCTCGTGCTGGATGCAGAGAG CGACCCGGCCCAGGTGTTCAGGACCAGCCCTCGGGTGCGGCAGATCAAGAGTTCGGCTGTGCTGACCCCGCCCCCCATCCACGTGAACGGCATGGTGACCCAAGAG TACCTGCACCGGGGGAGCCTGGCCAGCCTGGAGAgcccccccaactcctccccgGACAGCAGCGAGAACTGCTCGGACGTCGCTCTGACGCGCAGAG AGCGCAGGGAGATCCTGAGCAGCACCAAGAACATCGCGGTGAAGGCTGCCCGGCGCCGCTCCAGGGTGCTGGAGTCTGACCggctgcagctgctggagcccatGAAGGAGCGGAGCAGCCTGTCGCTGCACTCCCTGAGCGAGAGCGAAGACCCCCTCTCCCCAGAGACCCTCGCCTCCCGGGGCCCGCCGTGCCCCAGCCTGCAGCATGCCGCCAGCGAGGACAACCTGTCCAGCAGCACCGGGGAGACGGCCTCGCGGGCCGagggcccctgccccagccactccCCCGGGCCCTGGCTCCGGGGGCACAAGGAGGCTGGCAAGAAgctggagaagagggaggagTCGCTGGACGGCAGAAGGCGGAAACGACGGTCCAGGTCCTTCGAGGTCACCGGCCACGGG ctctcaGGACCGAAGACCAACGTAACCCGGTGCCACCCCCTCGAGAGCAACTCCGAGCACAGGATGCCAGCGGGGGGGCAGCCAGCGCCGCACCCCCGGGCGCCTGGCAAAGCCAAAGGGAGGCTCCCACAGAGCCAGCATGCAG gtcTGGGGGACCCGGCATCTCTcccgctccccctccctcctcctggcaACTTGAAGAAaggcccccagcccagccagcacCCCCGCCTGAGCTACATCACGCTGAACGGCACCAACGCTTACGCCAAGGATGGCAGGAGCCGGCGCTAttga
- the KIF19 gene encoding kinesin-like protein KIF19 isoform X2 translates to MAHVQVALRIRPISMVELEEGATLIAHKVDEQVVVLMDPMEDPEDILRANRSREKSYVFDVAFDFTATQEMVYRATTKGLIEGVISGYNATVFAYGPTGCGKTYTMLGTDHEPGIYARTLHDLFRAIEETSDDMEYEVSMSYLEIYNEMIRDLLNPSLGFLELREDAKGVIQVAGITEVSTINAKEVMQLLLKGNKQRMQEPTAANQTSSRSHAVLQVTVRQKPRIRNIMQEVRVGRLFMIDLAGSERASQTQNRGQRMKEGAHINRSLLALGNCINALSDKGAPKYVNYRDSKLTRLLKDSLGGNSRTVMIAHISPASSAFEESRSTLTYADRAKSIKTTVRRNLLNVSYHVAQYTRIISDLRSEIRRLKCKIDAQGPRPARGERGDIRHIQAEVQLLSSLCDRQEMDQLREQLIGAFQEQMDLRRQLMELENSYMEIQIESTRHLLTIADWDQEKRHRAQKCREELRKEESERDSDTGDEQPDAPEPQEVSSARENIAALMGEQKKLRKQKAELEKQFKEIRQRGRRLEEVLPRRISSEEQREVLSLLCKVHELELENTEMQSSALLKDGVIRHKNYVVRRFEQHRSLCGRIIQQQRQIIHEYHLSVPHHLEELYEIYLRELEEGSLDRVASLDRVAAKALKDTSLPKIPHLPAAESALDSDQESVRTLGSEHQPLLRRDSRRQALPPLVLDAESDPAQVFRTSPRVRQIKSSAVLTPPPIHVNGMVTQEYLHRGSLASLESPPNSSPDSSENCSDVALTRRERREILSSTKNIAVKAARRRSRVLESDRLQLLEPMKERSSLSLHSLSESEDPLSPETLASRGPPCPSLQHAASEDNLSSSTGETASRAEGPCPSHSPGPWLRGHKEAGKKLEKREESLDGRRRKRRSRSFEVTGHGLSGPKTNVTRCHPLESNSEHRMPAGGQPAPHPRAPGKAKGRLPQSQHAGLGDPASLPLPLPPPGNLKKGPQPSQHPRLSYITLNGTNAYAKDGRSRRY, encoded by the exons GCTGCGGGAAGACGTACACCATGCTGGGCACAGACCATGAGCCCGGCATCTACGCACGCACCCTCCATGACCTCTTCAGAGCCATTGAGGAGACCAGCGATGACATGGAGTATGAGGTGTCGATGTCCTACCTCGAG ATCTACAACGAGATGATCCGGGACCTGCTCAACCCGTCGCTGGGCTTCCTGGAGCTGCGGGAGGACGCCAAGGGAGTGATCCAGGTGGCGGGGATCACGGAAGTCTCCACTATCAACGCCAAGGAG GTcatgcagctgctgctgaaggggaacaagcagaggatgcaggaGCCCACGGCCGCCAACCAGACGTCGTCGCGGTCCCACGCTGTGCTGCAGGTCACCGTCCGCCAGAAGCCCCGCATCAGGAACATCATGCAGGAGGTGCGGGTGGGGCGGCTCTTCATGATCGACCTGGCTGGCTCCGAGAGGGCATCTCAG accCAGAACCGTGGGCAGAGGATGAAGGAGGGAGCCCACATCAACCGCTCGCTGCTGGCCCTGGGGAACTGCATCAATGCCCTGAGCGACAAGGGGGCCCCCAAGTACGTCAACTACCGCGACAGCAAGCTCACCCGCCTCCTGAAG GACTCCCTCGGGGGCAACAGCCGCACAGTCATGATCGCCCACATCAGCCCTGCCAGCAGCGCCTTCGAGGAGTCCCGCAGCACCCTCACCTACGCCGACCGCGCCAAGAGCATCAAAACCACG GTGAGGCGGAACCTGCTCAATGTCTCGTACCACGTTGCCCAGTACACCCGCATCATCTCGGACCTGCGCAGCGAGATCCGGCGTCTCAAGTGCAAGATAGACGCGCAGGGGCCGCGCCCGGCCCGGGGCGAGCGGGGTGACATCCGCCACATCCAAG CCGAGGTGCAGCTCCTCAGCTCCCTCTGCGACCGGCAGGAGATGGACCAGCTGCGGGAACAGCTGATCGGTGCCTTCCAGGAGCAGATGGACCTGCGGCGCCAGCTGATGGAGCTGGAGAACAGCTACATGGAGATTCAGATCGAGAGCACCCGGCACCTGCTGACCATTGCAGA ctgggaccaggagAAGAGGCACCGGGCGCAGAAGTGCAGGGAGGAGCTGAGGAAGGAAGAGAGCGAGAGGGATTCGGACACCGGGGACGAGCAGCCGGACGCCCCGGAGCCACAGGAAGTGAGCTCGGCCAGAGAGAACATCGCCGCCCTCATGGGGGAGCAGAAGAAGCTGCGCAAGCAAAAG GCGGAGCTGGAGAAGCAGTTCAAGGAGATCCGCCAGCGGGGGCGGCGGCTGGAGGAGGTCCTGCCTCGGCGCATCAGCTCGGAGGAGCAGCGCGAGGTGCTGAGCCTGCTCTGCAAGGTGCACGAGCTGGAGCTGGAGAACACGGAGATGCAGTCCAGCGCCCTGCTGAAGGACGGCGTCATCCGCCACAAGAACTACGTGGTCCGGCGCTTCGAGCAGCACCGCAGCCTCTGCGGCCGCATCATCCAGCAGCAGAGGCAGATCATCCACG AATATCACCTCTCAGTCCCACACCACCTGGAGGAGCTGTATGAGATCTACCTGCGCGAGCTGGAGGAGGGCAGCCTGGACCGGGTTGCCAGCCTGGACCGCGTGGCCGCCAAAGCCCTGAAG GATACGTCTCTACCCAAGATCCCCCACCTCCCGGCTGCTGAGAGCGCCCTGGACTCCGACCAGGAGAGCGTGAGGACGCTGGGCTCagagcaccagccactgctgcgGCGTGACTCCCGCAGGCAGGCCCTGCCGCCCCTCGTGCTGGATGCAGAGAG CGACCCGGCCCAGGTGTTCAGGACCAGCCCTCGGGTGCGGCAGATCAAGAGTTCGGCTGTGCTGACCCCGCCCCCCATCCACGTGAACGGCATGGTGACCCAAGAG TACCTGCACCGGGGGAGCCTGGCCAGCCTGGAGAgcccccccaactcctccccgGACAGCAGCGAGAACTGCTCGGACGTCGCTCTGACGCGCAGAG AGCGCAGGGAGATCCTGAGCAGCACCAAGAACATCGCGGTGAAGGCTGCCCGGCGCCGCTCCAGGGTGCTGGAGTCTGACCggctgcagctgctggagcccatGAAGGAGCGGAGCAGCCTGTCGCTGCACTCCCTGAGCGAGAGCGAAGACCCCCTCTCCCCAGAGACCCTCGCCTCCCGGGGCCCGCCGTGCCCCAGCCTGCAGCATGCCGCCAGCGAGGACAACCTGTCCAGCAGCACCGGGGAGACGGCCTCGCGGGCCGagggcccctgccccagccactccCCCGGGCCCTGGCTCCGGGGGCACAAGGAGGCTGGCAAGAAgctggagaagagggaggagTCGCTGGACGGCAGAAGGCGGAAACGACGGTCCAGGTCCTTCGAGGTCACCGGCCACGGG ctctcaGGACCGAAGACCAACGTAACCCGGTGCCACCCCCTCGAGAGCAACTCCGAGCACAGGATGCCAGCGGGGGGGCAGCCAGCGCCGCACCCCCGGGCGCCTGGCAAAGCCAAAGGGAGGCTCCCACAGAGCCAGCATGCAG gtcTGGGGGACCCGGCATCTCTcccgctccccctccctcctcctggcaACTTGAAGAAaggcccccagcccagccagcacCCCCGCCTGAGCTACATCACGCTGAACGGCACCAACGCTTACGCCAAGGATGGCAGGAGCCGGCGCTAttga
- the BTBD17 gene encoding BTB/POZ domain-containing protein 17 isoform X1 — protein MAGLLGARPAVPRQGGCSWATLLLLLLPVQAAQKADLSGEAAGATMNHSQALIHRLQELLQNGNASDTLLRVRTPGSDEVKVFHAHQLLLTLQSAAFEHLLHNQTAVTLYEPADSAALFEKFIRYLYCGEISILLHQAIPLHRLASKYRVSTLQRGVAEYMKSHLASESSQGHVVGWYHYAVKIGDVGLQESCLQFLAWNLSAVLGGAEWATASAELLGLLLKRSDLVLHSELELYTAVEEWVGRKQPEAPVTLQLLRSIRYAMIPPGHLFHLQKQSAVMVRHYGAIQDLLFQAFQFHSASPLHFAKYFDVNCSMFLPRNYLSGSWGAPWVISNPARDDRSTSFQTQLGPSNHDASKRVTWNVLFSPRWLPVSLRPVYADSVSGAIQSIRIEDGRPRLVITPAMTSSDFAGVSFQKTVLVGVRQQGRIFVKHAYSFHQSTDELADFLAHADLQKRTSEYLIDNSLHLHLIVKPVYHSLIKGPDGQTDTSCFSLSKRPQASPGRQMPLTPTSK, from the exons ATGGCTGGGCTGCTGGGGGCCAGGCCGGCCGTGCCCCGgcaagggggctgcagctgggccaccTTGCTGCTGCTCTTACTCCCCGTCCAAGCAG CCCAGAAAGCGGATCTCAGCGGCGAGGCCGCCGGGGCCACCATGAACCACTCGCAGGCGCTGATCCACCggctgcaggagctgctgcagaaCGGCAACGCCAGCGACACCCTGCTGCGGGTGCGCACCCCCGGCTCCGACGAGGTCAAGGTCTTCCACGCCCACCAGCTGCTCCTGACCCTGCAGAGCGCAGCCTTCGAGCACCTCCTGCACAACCAGACCGCAGTGACGCTGTACGAGCCGGCCGACAGCGCCGCGCTCTTCGAGAAGTTCATcag GTACCTGTACTGCGGGGAGATCTCCATCCTGTTGCACCAGGCCATCCCTCTGCACCGGCTCGCTAGCAAATATCGCGTCTCCACGCTCCAGCGCGGGGTGGCCGAGTACATGAAGAGCCACCTGGCCAGCGAGTCCAGCCAGGGCCACGTGGTCGGCTGGTATCACTATGCGGTGAAGATCGGGGATGTGGGTCTGCAGGAGAGCTGCCTGCAGTTCCTGGCCTGGAACCTCTCGGCCGTCCTGGGCGGCGCCGAGTGGGCCACGGCGAGCGcagagctgctggggctgctgctgaagCGCTCCGACCTGGTGCTGCACAGCGAGCTGGAGCTGTACACCGCCGTCGAGGAGTGGGTGGGCCGCAAGCAGCCCGAAGCCCCCGTGACGCTGCAGCTGCTGCGCTCCATCCGCTACGCCATGATCCCCCCCGGCCACCTCTTCCACCTGCAGAAGCAGTCGGCGGTGATGGTGCGTCACTACGGCGCCATCCAGGACCTGCTCTTCCAGGCCTTCCAGTTCCACTCCGCCTCCCCCCTCCACTTCGCCAAGTACTTCGACGTCAACTGCAGCATGTTCCTGCCCCGCAACTACCTCTCCGGCTCCTGGGGCGCCCCGTGGGTCATCAGCAACCCGGCCCGCGATGACCGCAGCACCAGCTTCCAAACGCAGCTGGGCCCCAGCAACCACGACGCCAGCAAGCGGGTGACCTGGAATGTCCTCTTCTCCCCGCGCTGGCTGCCCGTCAGCCTGCGCCCCGTCTACGCAGACTCTGTCTCCGGAGCCATCCAGTCCATCCGGATCGAGGACGGGCGGCCCCGGCTGGTGATCACCCCGGCTATGACCAGCTCCGACTTCGCGGGCGTCAGCTTCCAGAAGACCGTCCTGGTGGGGGTGCGGCAGCAGGGGCGAATCTTCGTGAAACACGCCTACAGCTTCCACCAGAGCACGGACGAGCTGGCCGATTTCCTGGCACACGCCGACCTGCAGAAGCGCACCTCCGAGTACCTGATCGACAACTCCCTGCACCTGCACCTGATTGTCAAGCCCGTCTACCACTCGCTGATCAAG GGACctgacggacagacagacaccaGCTGCTTCTCTTTGTCCAAGAGGCCCCAGGCATCGCCCGGGAGACAAATGCCACTTACACCAACTTCCAAATAA
- the BTBD17 gene encoding BTB/POZ domain-containing protein 17 isoform X3, whose translation MNHSQALIHRLQELLQNGNASDTLLRVRTPGSDEVKVFHAHQLLLTLQSAAFEHLLHNQTAVTLYEPADSAALFEKFIRYLYCGEISILLHQAIPLHRLASKYRVSTLQRGVAEYMKSHLASESSQGHVVGWYHYAVKIGDVGLQESCLQFLAWNLSAVLGGAEWATASAELLGLLLKRSDLVLHSELELYTAVEEWVGRKQPEAPVTLQLLRSIRYAMIPPGHLFHLQKQSAVMVRHYGAIQDLLFQAFQFHSASPLHFAKYFDVNCSMFLPRNYLSGSWGAPWVISNPARDDRSTSFQTQLGPSNHDASKRVTWNVLFSPRWLPVSLRPVYADSVSGAIQSIRIEDGRPRLVITPAMTSSDFAGVSFQKTVLVGVRQQGRIFVKHAYSFHQSTDELADFLAHADLQKRTSEYLIDNSLHLHLIVKPVYHSLIKGPDGQTDTSCFSLSKRPQASPGRQMPLTPTSK comes from the exons ATGAACCACTCGCAGGCGCTGATCCACCggctgcaggagctgctgcagaaCGGCAACGCCAGCGACACCCTGCTGCGGGTGCGCACCCCCGGCTCCGACGAGGTCAAGGTCTTCCACGCCCACCAGCTGCTCCTGACCCTGCAGAGCGCAGCCTTCGAGCACCTCCTGCACAACCAGACCGCAGTGACGCTGTACGAGCCGGCCGACAGCGCCGCGCTCTTCGAGAAGTTCATcag GTACCTGTACTGCGGGGAGATCTCCATCCTGTTGCACCAGGCCATCCCTCTGCACCGGCTCGCTAGCAAATATCGCGTCTCCACGCTCCAGCGCGGGGTGGCCGAGTACATGAAGAGCCACCTGGCCAGCGAGTCCAGCCAGGGCCACGTGGTCGGCTGGTATCACTATGCGGTGAAGATCGGGGATGTGGGTCTGCAGGAGAGCTGCCTGCAGTTCCTGGCCTGGAACCTCTCGGCCGTCCTGGGCGGCGCCGAGTGGGCCACGGCGAGCGcagagctgctggggctgctgctgaagCGCTCCGACCTGGTGCTGCACAGCGAGCTGGAGCTGTACACCGCCGTCGAGGAGTGGGTGGGCCGCAAGCAGCCCGAAGCCCCCGTGACGCTGCAGCTGCTGCGCTCCATCCGCTACGCCATGATCCCCCCCGGCCACCTCTTCCACCTGCAGAAGCAGTCGGCGGTGATGGTGCGTCACTACGGCGCCATCCAGGACCTGCTCTTCCAGGCCTTCCAGTTCCACTCCGCCTCCCCCCTCCACTTCGCCAAGTACTTCGACGTCAACTGCAGCATGTTCCTGCCCCGCAACTACCTCTCCGGCTCCTGGGGCGCCCCGTGGGTCATCAGCAACCCGGCCCGCGATGACCGCAGCACCAGCTTCCAAACGCAGCTGGGCCCCAGCAACCACGACGCCAGCAAGCGGGTGACCTGGAATGTCCTCTTCTCCCCGCGCTGGCTGCCCGTCAGCCTGCGCCCCGTCTACGCAGACTCTGTCTCCGGAGCCATCCAGTCCATCCGGATCGAGGACGGGCGGCCCCGGCTGGTGATCACCCCGGCTATGACCAGCTCCGACTTCGCGGGCGTCAGCTTCCAGAAGACCGTCCTGGTGGGGGTGCGGCAGCAGGGGCGAATCTTCGTGAAACACGCCTACAGCTTCCACCAGAGCACGGACGAGCTGGCCGATTTCCTGGCACACGCCGACCTGCAGAAGCGCACCTCCGAGTACCTGATCGACAACTCCCTGCACCTGCACCTGATTGTCAAGCCCGTCTACCACTCGCTGATCAAG GGACctgacggacagacagacaccaGCTGCTTCTCTTTGTCCAAGAGGCCCCAGGCATCGCCCGGGAGACAAATGCCACTTACACCAACTTCCAAATAA